Proteins encoded within one genomic window of Flavobacterium sp. NG2:
- a CDS encoding AAA family ATPase, producing the protein MKLVAIWVEDFMRIKNQGFNFGGKNTYDFNFNKEERILRVNSVNTPDYYDLFDNSEIKNISGIIGINGSGKSSLLKLINVISAEKPLEKNVVIIIENEEKKSFEIFDYRSSTFGGFGMNQAITILLPEKGDFSKETEKKQKLTIKKNINPFKEIDLIFYSNLTSNQNVNYLGLDNHLNRSVDYQLRQSLSPENVSEYLKQYNKKKEDNPKFLLLEESFNLQSIYQNNRLERMVRFLSDYKENNFSILGEINFPDRITIWFNENIFSQTIKVLENSEYDFKRLKEISEHCFKSYNQITNPKEKLKNGIKFHYFFFAFYNDFFKRSGEFGYLENISTFVKSVSLDGNIFNSIFEFLISHNSEKQNYEIDKINVLLKNLDILLENIEINESKEFFGNGNYELSINKHLWEFLKEILQITDFKFEALIDYRITPFSSGEEAILYQLSEFHEAFNHSQKDNILISIDEGELYLHPEWQRKYINTLFQFFQLYGKKYEKKIQIIITSHSPFIVSDIPKHNLIFLTKDGKGNCKVSKSENHLPTMGGNIFELFNDGFYVKEFISEFAFHKINQAIKWLNDEESEFKDILEVENFNKLIGESLIRDEIQKMIDFKKMKNFDEYYELIKTNKSTNKND; encoded by the coding sequence ATGAAACTAGTAGCAATTTGGGTTGAAGATTTTATGCGAATTAAGAATCAAGGTTTTAACTTTGGAGGTAAAAATACTTATGATTTCAATTTTAATAAAGAGGAAAGAATACTGAGAGTAAATTCAGTCAATACACCAGACTATTATGACTTATTTGATAATTCTGAAATCAAAAATATATCTGGAATAATAGGCATAAATGGATCAGGAAAGAGCTCTTTATTAAAATTGATAAATGTAATTTCAGCTGAAAAGCCTCTTGAAAAAAATGTTGTCATTATCATTGAAAACGAAGAAAAAAAGTCATTTGAAATATTTGATTATAGAAGTAGTACTTTCGGAGGTTTTGGAATGAACCAAGCTATTACTATTTTACTTCCTGAAAAAGGTGATTTTTCAAAAGAAACAGAAAAAAAACAAAAGTTAACAATCAAAAAAAATATAAATCCATTCAAAGAAATTGATTTAATCTTCTATTCAAACTTAACATCTAATCAAAATGTGAATTATTTAGGTTTAGATAATCATTTAAACCGTTCTGTTGATTATCAGTTAAGACAATCTCTCTCTCCAGAAAATGTATCTGAATATTTAAAACAATATAATAAAAAGAAAGAAGACAATCCTAAATTTTTACTTTTAGAAGAAAGCTTCAATTTACAATCTATATATCAAAATAATAGGTTAGAAAGAATGGTACGTTTTCTTTCTGATTACAAAGAAAATAATTTTTCAATTTTAGGTGAAATAAATTTCCCCGATAGAATAACAATATGGTTTAATGAAAATATTTTTTCTCAGACAATTAAAGTTTTAGAAAATTCTGAATACGATTTTAAAAGATTAAAAGAAATATCTGAGCATTGTTTTAAATCATATAATCAAATCACAAATCCTAAAGAGAAATTAAAAAATGGAATAAAATTTCATTACTTCTTTTTTGCTTTCTATAATGATTTTTTTAAAAGAAGTGGTGAATTTGGGTATCTAGAGAATATTTCAACTTTTGTTAAATCTGTTTCTTTAGATGGTAATATTTTTAACTCAATATTTGAATTTTTAATTTCTCACAATAGTGAAAAACAAAATTATGAGATTGATAAAATTAATGTTTTATTAAAAAACCTTGATATTCTACTCGAAAATATCGAAATAAATGAGTCAAAAGAATTCTTTGGTAATGGAAATTATGAACTCTCAATAAACAAGCATTTATGGGAATTTCTAAAAGAAATACTTCAAATAACAGATTTCAAATTTGAAGCTTTAATAGATTACCGTATTACTCCTTTTAGTTCAGGAGAAGAAGCCATTCTATATCAATTATCAGAGTTTCACGAAGCATTCAATCACTCCCAAAAAGATAATATACTAATTAGTATTGATGAAGGAGAATTGTATTTACATCCTGAATGGCAGAGAAAATATATAAATACCTTATTTCAATTTTTCCAACTTTATGGAAAAAAATATGAGAAAAAAATCCAAATCATTATTACCTCGCATTCTCCTTTTATAGTTTCTGATATTCCAAAACACAACCTAATATTTTTGACAAAAGATGGAAAAGGAAATTGTAAAGTATCTAAGTCGGAAAATCACTTACCAACTATGGGAGGCAATATTTTTGAACTTTTCAATGATGGATTCTATGTTAAGGAATTTATTAGCGAGTTTGCTTTCCACAAAATTAATCAAGCTATAAAGTGGTTAAATGATGAAGAATCAGAGTTTAAAGATATTCTTGAAGTTGAAAATTTCAATAAACTAATAGGCGAATCTTTAATTAGAGATGAAATTCAAAAAATGATTGATTTCAAAAAAATGAAAAATTTTGATGAATATTACGAACTCATTAAAACCAATAAATCTACCAACAAAAATGATTAG
- a CDS encoding type IV toxin-antitoxin system AbiEi family antitoxin, with the protein MNEIDILNNAIHNLEKNIPINWDWKTLDYKEQKEIDGELAIIVNNQKVTLFVEIKKDVKNHQLFNILNYKNKFTNFLLVAEKLYPKVKKELRENRVNYLEGNGNVYINTDDLFLYIDTNEVAKTQKEKGNRAFTKTGLKVIFQFLLNPKLINQTQREIAEVTNVALGNIPLIINGLLETNLIVRLNKNEYVINNYEELLNKWITEFEQTLKPTLFKQRFRYQNKDKDWRTIPLNTDKTVWGGEPAGDILTNHLRPEKFTIYTKETTKELILNYKLLPDDEGEITVYDMFWNNEYNTNTAPNELVYTDLMITDDKRCKETAKLIFNEHIQPNL; encoded by the coding sequence ATGAATGAAATAGATATTTTAAATAATGCGATACATAATTTAGAGAAAAATATTCCAATAAATTGGGACTGGAAAACTCTTGATTATAAAGAGCAAAAAGAGATTGATGGAGAATTAGCTATTATTGTAAACAATCAAAAAGTGACACTATTTGTTGAGATAAAGAAAGATGTTAAGAACCATCAGTTATTTAATATTCTCAATTATAAAAATAAATTCACTAATTTTTTATTGGTAGCAGAAAAATTATACCCTAAAGTAAAAAAAGAACTTCGTGAAAATCGAGTAAATTATCTGGAGGGCAATGGGAATGTTTATATTAATACAGATGATTTGTTTCTATATATTGATACGAATGAAGTGGCTAAAACTCAAAAAGAAAAAGGAAATAGAGCATTTACGAAGACGGGATTAAAAGTAATTTTTCAATTTCTATTAAACCCTAAATTAATCAATCAAACACAACGAGAAATTGCAGAAGTTACTAATGTGGCTTTGGGTAACATTCCATTAATTATAAATGGATTATTGGAAACTAATTTGATTGTTAGGCTAAACAAAAATGAATATGTAATCAATAATTATGAAGAACTATTAAACAAGTGGATTACAGAGTTCGAACAAACGTTGAAACCTACTCTTTTCAAACAACGATTTAGATATCAAAATAAAGATAAAGACTGGAGAACAATACCATTAAACACAGACAAAACAGTTTGGGGTGGCGAGCCTGCTGGAGATATACTTACAAACCATTTACGTCCAGAAAAATTTACTATTTATACAAAAGAGACCACAAAAGAACTAATACTAAACTACAAGTTATTGCCTGATGATGAGGGGGAAATAACAGTCTATGATATGTTTTGGAATAATGAATACAATACGAATACAGCCCCAAACGAATTAGTATACACTGATTTAATGATTACAGATGATAAAAGGTGTAAAGAAACTGCAAAATTAATTTTCAATGAACATATCCAACCAAACCTATAA
- a CDS encoding nucleotidyl transferase AbiEii/AbiGii toxin family protein: MNISNQTYKELAIPYFKEVFDCIDEVMIKLNVPYYLIGASAVALNLLRDGIKPSRGTKDIDFAIMISSIQEFESIVEELVNFGFNKVQAPWTLYHPKFNTVIDLMPFGEIEEKFTVNFNQRNTYLHVLGLTEVLQEPETIKIEEKSLQIPSLPGMVVLKLIAWSDRPEDRGNDLYDILRIIEHYFDLNFDEIVEHHFDIFPNDDKLDQLKISARVLGRKASKFLNVSKAINDRILKTINENVVNVEKSAIAKQWIRDKDWDLKYAVEILEELKKGLTEIK, encoded by the coding sequence ATGAACATATCCAACCAAACCTATAAAGAACTAGCGATACCATACTTCAAAGAAGTTTTCGATTGTATTGATGAAGTAATGATCAAACTAAATGTACCCTATTATTTAATCGGGGCAAGTGCAGTAGCTTTAAACCTTTTAAGAGACGGAATCAAACCCAGTAGAGGTACAAAAGATATCGATTTTGCAATAATGATTTCTTCTATTCAGGAGTTCGAATCAATTGTGGAAGAACTTGTTAACTTTGGATTTAACAAAGTGCAAGCACCTTGGACACTTTACCATCCCAAATTTAATACCGTTATTGACTTAATGCCATTTGGCGAAATTGAAGAAAAATTCACAGTAAATTTCAATCAGCGTAACACCTATTTACACGTATTAGGACTTACGGAAGTATTACAAGAGCCGGAAACAATTAAGATAGAAGAAAAATCTTTGCAAATTCCATCATTACCTGGAATGGTTGTTTTAAAACTAATTGCTTGGAGCGATAGACCCGAAGATCGTGGTAATGATTTGTATGATATTTTAAGAATTATAGAACATTATTTTGACTTAAATTTTGATGAAATAGTAGAACACCATTTTGATATTTTTCCAAATGATGATAAACTAGACCAACTTAAAATTTCAGCAAGAGTATTAGGACGAAAAGCCAGTAAGTTTTTAAATGTTTCCAAAGCAATAAACGATAGAATCCTAAAAACCATAAATGAGAATGTTGTAAATGTCGAGAAATCAGCAATCGCAAAACAATGGATTAGGGATAAAGACTGGGACTTAAAATATGCTGTTGAAATACTGGAGGAATTAAAAAAAGGATTGACAGAAATAAAGTAG